From a region of the Pontixanthobacter gangjinensis genome:
- a CDS encoding peroxiredoxin → MTAQFAAGDALPDIAMETTEGGAVKPSDYAGNKLVIFFYPKDNTPGCTSEAKDFSALKDAFSEAGAEVLGVSKCSPKKHMNFIAKHDLTVALATDAEEGGLSDKLGIWTEKSMYGRTYMGMVRTTYLVGADGKIEQVWNKVKVKGHAQEVLEAAQAL, encoded by the coding sequence ATGACTGCTCAATTCGCTGCTGGCGACGCGCTGCCCGATATTGCCATGGAAACGACCGAAGGCGGGGCGGTGAAACCATCCGATTATGCAGGCAATAAACTGGTGATCTTCTTCTATCCTAAGGACAACACGCCGGGCTGCACCAGCGAAGCGAAAGATTTCTCCGCTTTGAAAGATGCATTTTCGGAGGCAGGCGCAGAAGTTCTCGGCGTCAGCAAATGTTCGCCCAAGAAGCACATGAACTTCATTGCCAAGCATGATTTGACGGTGGCACTCGCAACCGACGCGGAAGAAGGGGGCTTATCCGACAAGCTTGGCATTTGGACCGAAAAATCGATGTATGGTCGAACCTATATGGGCATGGTTCGCACGACCTATTTGGTCGGGGCAGATGGCAAGATCGAGCAAGTCTGGAACAAGGTGAAAGTCAAAGGCCACGCGCAAGAGGTGCTGGAGGCCGCACAAGCGCTTTGA
- a CDS encoding SDR family NAD(P)-dependent oxidoreductase produces MTDLLDFTGKTALIVGGSSGIGNAIAQAYRTRGAKVTVWGTRASAADYGDAERSDMTGLDYVQVNVADRAALDAAPIPERLDIAVLSQGVVKYGGAEFTREGWDEVMDVNITSLMDVAKLVHPALAASNGSLITISSIAAYAAAFTNPAYGASKSAAVALTRALSLAWARDGIRVNGIAPGFVRTKMTDEQFADEKREQGIMRTIPLRRTGETGEIANVALFLASPMASYIIGQTIAVDGGLSLT; encoded by the coding sequence ATGACCGATCTCCTCGATTTCACTGGCAAGACAGCACTCATAGTCGGGGGATCCAGCGGCATCGGCAATGCAATTGCACAGGCCTATCGTACACGCGGGGCCAAAGTGACCGTTTGGGGGACGCGCGCTAGCGCTGCGGACTATGGCGATGCCGAGCGCTCCGATATGACGGGGCTTGACTATGTCCAGGTCAACGTCGCTGACCGCGCAGCGCTCGACGCAGCGCCTATTCCGGAGCGGCTTGATATTGCCGTGCTCAGCCAGGGAGTGGTCAAATATGGCGGAGCCGAGTTTACCCGCGAAGGCTGGGACGAGGTGATGGATGTCAATATTACCTCGCTGATGGATGTGGCGAAGCTGGTTCATCCTGCATTGGCCGCCAGCAATGGTTCGCTGATCACTATCAGCTCGATAGCAGCCTATGCTGCTGCTTTCACCAACCCGGCCTATGGCGCGTCGAAATCGGCGGCTGTTGCGCTCACCCGCGCATTGTCACTGGCTTGGGCGAGGGACGGCATCCGGGTTAACGGTATCGCGCCGGGCTTCGTGCGGACCAAGATGACTGACGAACAATTCGCCGATGAAAAGCGCGAACAAGGCATAATGCGGACTATTCCTTTGCGCCGGACCGGTGAAACAGGCGAAATCGCCAATGTCGCGCTGTTTCTTGCGTCACCGATGGCATCTTACATCATTGGTCAAACTATTGCCGTTGATGGAGGGCTGTCGCTTACTTAG
- a CDS encoding M23 family metallopeptidase, which produces MVVNSVKSGLAAFALSLAGFTGATPAIANTAAATAEIPVQIRDSQDNSITGGDEQFEQLFASWESLDGDKTGMPAPASSVSIPSRMPLNNAALTSNYGMRTHPVIGGRRAHKGVDLAAPTGTPIYATADGIVSKAERFSSYGLYVSIEHGAQIQTRFAHMSRIAVANGEEVKKGDIIGYVGSTGRSTGPHLHYEVRIDGQAVNPIPYMVETDAQEAYALALAEGGRGGE; this is translated from the coding sequence GTGGTCGTAAATTCAGTCAAAAGTGGGCTAGCAGCTTTCGCTCTCAGCCTTGCTGGTTTCACCGGTGCAACGCCGGCAATAGCCAACACAGCCGCAGCCACCGCTGAAATTCCTGTCCAGATCCGTGATTCACAGGATAATTCGATCACTGGCGGTGACGAACAATTCGAACAATTATTTGCCAGCTGGGAATCGCTTGATGGCGATAAGACTGGAATGCCGGCGCCAGCGTCATCGGTTTCGATTCCTTCCAGAATGCCGCTCAACAACGCAGCTTTGACTAGCAATTACGGTATGCGTACGCATCCGGTTATTGGCGGTCGCCGCGCGCATAAGGGTGTCGATCTGGCAGCCCCGACCGGCACACCAATCTACGCAACTGCCGACGGCATCGTAAGCAAGGCCGAACGCTTCAGCAGCTACGGCCTGTATGTCTCGATCGAGCATGGCGCACAAATTCAAACCCGTTTTGCCCATATGTCCCGCATTGCAGTTGCGAATGGCGAGGAAGTGAAGAAGGGCGATATTATCGGTTATGTCGGCTCTACTGGTCGCTCAACGGGCCCGCATTTGCATTATGAAGTGCGGATTGATGGCCAGGCGGTAAACCCGATTCCCTATATGGTTGAGACCGACGCGCAGGAAGCTTATGCACTGGCGCTTGCAGAAGGCGGCCGCGGCGGCGAATAA
- a CDS encoding acyl-CoA synthetase has product MHPISFAKSQPDHPAIIMAGSGETVTYRQLDEAANRMAHWLRAQGLKAGDAFALLMENNARYHEVIWASQRSGTFLVPISTHLTASEITYILDDSDSKLLVTTPKFDHIVADFPAAAAALPRLVYGMGAEEALAAMPVTPIDDQAVGQNMLYSSGTTGRPKGILPAPPADPEVEAATPLMGLATMGFQIKGDGSSVYLSPAPMYHAAPLGWSTTIHRLGGTVVVMEKFDPEGALAAIEKYGVTDSQWVPTHFVRMLKLPEEVRAKYDISTHQHAIHAAAPCPADIKEAMIKWWGPVIFEYYAGSEGNGMTMISSPDWLTHRGSVGRAILGTIHICDDEGNELPTGQDGGVFFESPYPFKYHKDAEKTKEATHPKGWTTLGDIGRLDEEGFLYLTDRRSNMIISGGVNIYPQEVENLLVSHDKVMDAAVIGAPCPEMGERVVAVVQPVSMDDAGEALEAELTAYLSGELARLKIPRLFDFRAELPREANGKLYKRKLKDEYAQAAAKEQ; this is encoded by the coding sequence ATGCACCCGATTAGTTTTGCAAAAAGCCAGCCCGACCATCCGGCCATCATTATGGCCGGGAGCGGGGAAACCGTAACCTATCGCCAATTGGACGAAGCCGCGAACCGCATGGCCCATTGGCTGCGCGCCCAAGGGTTGAAAGCGGGTGATGCATTCGCTTTGCTGATGGAGAACAACGCTCGCTATCACGAGGTGATCTGGGCCTCGCAACGCTCGGGCACTTTTCTGGTCCCGATTTCAACCCATCTGACCGCGAGCGAAATCACCTATATCCTTGACGATAGCGATTCTAAATTGCTGGTGACGACGCCGAAATTTGACCACATCGTAGCGGACTTCCCCGCAGCGGCAGCGGCGCTGCCACGGCTCGTTTATGGCATGGGTGCCGAAGAAGCATTGGCCGCAATGCCGGTAACGCCAATTGACGACCAAGCCGTAGGCCAGAACATGCTCTACAGTTCGGGCACAACGGGCCGCCCGAAAGGTATCCTACCCGCGCCGCCTGCCGATCCTGAAGTCGAAGCTGCGACCCCGCTGATGGGTCTCGCGACAATGGGTTTCCAAATCAAGGGTGATGGCAGCAGCGTCTATCTTTCGCCCGCACCGATGTATCACGCCGCGCCGCTTGGTTGGTCGACCACGATCCACCGGCTTGGCGGAACCGTGGTGGTGATGGAAAAATTCGATCCAGAGGGCGCGCTTGCGGCGATCGAGAAATATGGTGTGACCGACAGCCAATGGGTTCCGACTCATTTTGTGCGGATGCTCAAACTGCCCGAGGAGGTGCGCGCTAAATACGACATCTCGACGCATCAACACGCGATCCACGCGGCGGCACCGTGTCCGGCGGACATCAAGGAAGCGATGATCAAGTGGTGGGGGCCTGTCATCTTTGAGTATTATGCCGGTAGCGAAGGCAATGGCATGACCATGATAAGCAGCCCCGATTGGCTGACGCATCGCGGCTCGGTTGGCCGGGCAATCCTTGGCACGATCCACATTTGCGATGATGAGGGCAACGAACTACCGACTGGACAGGATGGCGGGGTGTTTTTCGAAAGCCCCTATCCGTTCAAATACCATAAGGACGCCGAAAAAACGAAAGAAGCGACCCATCCCAAGGGGTGGACCACGCTGGGCGATATCGGGCGGCTCGATGAAGAGGGCTTCCTGTATCTGACAGACCGACGGTCAAACATGATCATCTCAGGGGGTGTAAATATCTATCCGCAAGAGGTCGAGAATCTGCTCGTCAGCCATGACAAGGTAATGGATGCGGCGGTGATCGGTGCGCCATGCCCCGAAATGGGCGAGCGTGTGGTCGCGGTGGTTCAGCCGGTATCGATGGATGATGCGGGTGAGGCGTTGGAGGCCGAGCTGACCGCATATCTGTCTGGTGAACTTGCCCGTCTGAAAATCCCGCGCTTGTTCGATTTCCGCGCTGAATTGCCGAGGGAAGCCAACGGAAAATTGTACAAGCGCAAATTGAAGGATGAATACGCGCAAGCCGCCGCGAAGGAGCAATAG
- a CDS encoding cytochrome P450, which translates to MAAGQAPETQGVIQGDLARAVLEPGAYAKWDTLLDTFDHLRSTMPVVKVLPDTEGVFDPFWLVTGYDDVMRVSKDNQTFLNNPRTVVFSLTEGIEFAKALTGGSPHMVASLVTFDAPIHMKYRKLTQEWFMPKNLRSVEDEIRTLAQETVQRLVDAAGHNSGAVDFVPLVSAPYPLHVVMQIMGVPEEDEPRMLMLTQQMFGGQDEDLNQSGMANMTPEQITQLVAGAVADFEAYFAKLTAEKRAKPTGDVASIIANARIDGEPLNDRDMMGYYIILAAAGHDTTSASTAGAMLALAQDPEQFARVKADRSLLPGIVEEAIRWTSPVQHFMRTAAEDTRLGGQKIAKGDWLMINYVAANHDPAQFENPRKFDAARTPNRHLAFGAGAHQCLGLHLARLEMRILFEALLDRIETIELAGEPRRAKSTFVGGLKTLPLHITAS; encoded by the coding sequence GTGGCGGCTGGCCAAGCGCCCGAGACTCAAGGCGTGATTCAAGGCGATCTGGCGCGCGCAGTGTTGGAGCCTGGGGCCTATGCAAAGTGGGACACGCTGCTCGACACTTTCGACCATTTGCGCAGCACCATGCCGGTGGTAAAAGTGTTACCTGATACCGAAGGCGTGTTCGACCCGTTTTGGCTGGTCACCGGCTATGATGATGTGATGCGAGTGTCGAAAGACAATCAGACCTTCCTCAACAATCCTCGCACAGTAGTATTTTCGCTGACCGAAGGAATCGAATTTGCCAAGGCGCTAACCGGCGGTAGCCCGCATATGGTCGCCAGTCTGGTTACCTTCGATGCTCCGATCCACATGAAATACCGCAAGCTGACGCAGGAATGGTTCATGCCTAAGAACCTGCGTTCGGTGGAGGATGAAATCCGAACGCTGGCACAAGAAACCGTGCAGCGACTGGTTGACGCAGCAGGCCATAATTCTGGTGCAGTCGACTTTGTGCCCTTAGTTTCGGCCCCGTATCCTTTGCACGTTGTGATGCAGATTATGGGCGTGCCGGAGGAGGACGAGCCGCGCATGCTGATGCTGACCCAGCAGATGTTCGGCGGGCAGGATGAGGACCTCAACCAGTCCGGCATGGCCAATATGACGCCCGAGCAAATCACCCAGCTTGTCGCCGGTGCGGTGGCCGATTTCGAGGCATATTTTGCGAAACTGACTGCGGAAAAGCGCGCCAAGCCGACCGGCGATGTCGCCAGTATCATTGCCAATGCGCGAATTGATGGTGAGCCTTTGAATGACCGCGACATGATGGGTTATTACATCATTCTGGCCGCTGCTGGGCACGATACGACGTCCGCATCTACCGCTGGCGCGATGCTTGCGTTGGCACAAGACCCTGAACAATTTGCCCGTGTTAAGGCCGATCGGAGCTTGTTGCCCGGCATTGTCGAAGAGGCGATCCGATGGACCAGTCCGGTACAGCATTTCATGCGTACAGCTGCCGAAGACACAAGGCTTGGTGGCCAGAAAATAGCCAAGGGTGATTGGCTGATGATAAATTATGTAGCGGCCAATCATGATCCGGCACAATTTGAAAATCCGCGAAAATTCGACGCAGCACGAACCCCCAACCGGCATCTGGCGTTTGGAGCAGGCGCGCATCAATGCCTCGGCCTGCATCTGGCCCGGCTGGAGATGCGCATATTGTTCGAGGCGCTTCTCGACCGGATCGAAACTATCGAACTGGCGGGCGAACCCAGACGCGCAAAATCCACATTTGTTGGCGGGCTGAAGACCCTACCTCTTCATATTACTGCATCATAA
- a CDS encoding flotillin family protein produces the protein MENLTSVGIMGGGAILFLLILGFFITRVYRRATKEVAFVRTGFRGEQVVMNGGALVLPVLHETMPVNMNTVRLAVERKNADALITLDRLRIDVKAEFYVRVRPDAEAIGMAAQTLGLRTMHPEALKDLVEGKFVDALRSVAAGMSMNELHEQRADFVQKVQQVSSADLAMNGLELESVSLTGLDQTSIEHFNANNAFDAEGLTKLTEQIELRKKARNDIEQDTRVQMETKNLEADKASFEIGRDNEFARLEQEREVEMRRAKQSSEVAREQAERSREADAARIEAKKQVDSQQIEADRAVEEARIDQVRALEIARQEQQIAVQNKSREESQAKAEADAARAKAVAAEEGVMTARDTEIAEREKRIELIEAAKIAERDAIKIKVEAEADKDAASNRAEAVRLEAQGEAEAEKLRAEAARIRFEVEAAGQRAVNEAANILSMDQISLQTKLALLNVLPEVIRESAKPLEAIDSIKIVQVDGLTQNGGGGKGGASNAGGGSGNLATDAVSAALSYRAQAPVLDGLMKELGLDGSSLDGLVKGAAAAESAPARLADVLADVADQVSEAEAKVAAKPASKPSAKPE, from the coding sequence ATGGAAAATTTGACGAGCGTCGGAATTATGGGCGGCGGGGCAATTCTGTTCCTGCTCATCCTCGGTTTCTTTATCACGCGGGTCTATCGCCGCGCGACTAAGGAAGTCGCCTTTGTCCGCACGGGCTTTCGCGGGGAACAAGTGGTCATGAATGGCGGCGCTTTGGTCCTCCCGGTTCTCCATGAAACGATGCCCGTTAATATGAATACAGTGCGGCTCGCGGTAGAACGCAAGAATGCCGACGCGCTGATTACGCTCGACCGGTTGCGGATCGATGTGAAGGCGGAATTTTATGTCCGCGTGCGCCCTGATGCAGAGGCAATCGGCATGGCCGCGCAAACGCTTGGCCTCCGCACGATGCACCCTGAGGCGCTTAAGGACCTCGTCGAAGGTAAATTTGTCGATGCGCTGCGCTCTGTCGCGGCGGGCATGTCGATGAACGAATTGCATGAGCAGCGCGCTGACTTCGTCCAGAAGGTGCAACAGGTGTCCTCTGCCGATTTGGCGATGAACGGGCTGGAGCTTGAATCGGTCTCGCTAACGGGTCTCGACCAAACATCAATCGAGCATTTCAACGCTAACAACGCGTTCGATGCCGAGGGTCTGACTAAGCTGACCGAACAAATTGAGCTGCGTAAAAAGGCGCGTAATGATATCGAGCAAGACACTCGCGTCCAGATGGAAACCAAAAATTTGGAAGCCGACAAAGCGAGCTTTGAAATCGGGCGTGACAATGAATTTGCCCGGCTGGAGCAGGAGCGCGAAGTGGAAATGCGCCGCGCCAAGCAAAGCTCCGAAGTTGCCCGAGAACAAGCCGAACGCAGCCGTGAAGCCGATGCGGCGCGGATTGAGGCGAAGAAGCAGGTCGACAGCCAGCAAATCGAAGCCGACCGTGCGGTTGAAGAGGCGCGGATCGATCAGGTTCGGGCGCTTGAGATCGCGCGTCAGGAGCAACAAATTGCGGTTCAAAACAAGTCCCGCGAAGAAAGCCAGGCCAAGGCCGAAGCCGACGCAGCTCGTGCCAAAGCGGTTGCGGCTGAAGAAGGCGTTATGACTGCACGCGATACCGAAATCGCCGAGCGTGAAAAGCGGATCGAGCTGATCGAAGCGGCCAAGATTGCGGAGCGTGATGCAATCAAGATCAAGGTTGAGGCCGAAGCCGATAAAGACGCGGCATCAAACCGTGCCGAAGCTGTGCGCCTGGAGGCGCAAGGTGAGGCTGAAGCTGAGAAACTACGCGCCGAAGCCGCCCGTATCCGCTTTGAAGTTGAAGCCGCCGGCCAACGCGCAGTCAACGAAGCGGCGAATATCCTTTCGATGGACCAGATCAGCCTCCAAACCAAGCTGGCCCTGCTCAATGTGCTGCCCGAAGTTATTCGCGAAAGCGCGAAACCGTTGGAAGCAATCGATTCGATCAAGATCGTCCAAGTCGACGGGCTCACCCAGAATGGTGGCGGCGGAAAAGGCGGCGCGTCCAATGCAGGCGGCGGTTCGGGCAATTTGGCGACCGATGCAGTTTCTGCGGCCCTGTCATATCGTGCCCAAGCGCCGGTGCTTGACGGATTGATGAAGGAGCTGGGGCTCGACGGCTCCTCGCTTGACGGTTTAGTCAAGGGTGCGGCGGCGGCTGAAAGTGCTCCTGCGCGGCTCGCCGATGTGTTGGCGGATGTAGCGGATCAGGTCAGCGAAGCGGAAGCAAAGGTCGCTGCTAAACCGGCCTCTAAACCGAGTGCTAAACCGGAATAG
- a CDS encoding ferritin-like domain-containing protein, translating into MIPERSVSSAIRSALLTSNPRAKAMAARDVARSWRLGRLAATFDTVMPVRPAWPDAPQLLDPRDMPRRGKGGSEKGRVALWHALAHIEFVAIDLALDMAGRFGAEMGEEFVADFLAVAADEAMHFALLDRKLRALGSFYGELPAHAGLWETAERTSHDVAARLAVVPMVLEARGLDVTPAMLERVRGQGDAHGAKILERILDDEIRHVAIGTKHFIADSAKYGESPEIRWKSLVRQHFKGGLKAPFNDSARLAAGLSLDFYSNLAS; encoded by the coding sequence TTGATTCCTGAACGATCAGTTTCTTCCGCAATCCGTTCGGCACTGCTCACCTCTAATCCGCGCGCAAAAGCGATGGCGGCGCGCGATGTGGCGCGCAGTTGGCGATTGGGGCGGCTGGCAGCCACGTTTGATACGGTGATGCCGGTCCGGCCGGCCTGGCCGGATGCGCCGCAATTGCTTGATCCGCGCGATATGCCGCGCCGGGGCAAGGGCGGGTCTGAAAAGGGGCGCGTCGCCTTGTGGCACGCGCTTGCGCATATTGAATTTGTCGCAATTGACCTCGCGCTGGACATGGCAGGCCGGTTTGGTGCGGAAATGGGCGAGGAATTTGTTGCGGATTTTCTTGCGGTTGCGGCGGATGAAGCGATGCATTTCGCTCTGCTAGACCGCAAATTGCGAGCGCTAGGATCTTTTTACGGTGAACTGCCTGCCCATGCTGGATTGTGGGAAACGGCCGAGCGCACCTCGCATGATGTAGCGGCACGACTGGCCGTGGTCCCAATGGTGCTGGAGGCTCGCGGGCTCGATGTGACTCCTGCCATGCTGGAAAGGGTGCGCGGTCAGGGGGATGCGCATGGCGCAAAAATCCTCGAACGAATCCTTGACGATGAAATCCGCCATGTCGCGATTGGGACCAAACATTTCATCGCAGATAGTGCAAAATATGGTGAATCGCCTGAAATCCGCTGGAAATCGCTGGTTCGGCAGCACTTCAAAGGGGGGCTGAAGGCTCCATTTAACGACTCGGCGCGTCTTGCAGCCGGTTTGTCGCTAGACTTCTATTCAAACCTTGCTTCGTAA
- a CDS encoding YqiJ family protein, whose amino-acid sequence MNLLADHNLPFAAAFAVMLFLAVAQAIGLADMLGGPDIDVDLDTDIGPESDAISAGGPMDGLLSLIGIGRVPFTIWLAAFLLVFALLGVSIQGFAESLTGGPLYSWLAALIAGGVALPVTGVIARPIAHIMPQDETTAVKVQSLLGRRATIQTGTARTGSPARAQVRDRFGHAHLVMVEPHHTDDALEEGEMVLLVRREGGNFIAARLEERRLSPAD is encoded by the coding sequence GTGAACCTGCTTGCTGATCATAATCTGCCATTTGCAGCTGCATTTGCAGTGATGCTGTTTCTGGCGGTGGCGCAGGCAATTGGCCTGGCAGATATGCTGGGAGGTCCCGATATTGATGTCGATCTCGACACGGATATTGGCCCCGAAAGCGACGCGATTTCGGCGGGCGGCCCGATGGACGGGCTGCTCAGCCTGATCGGGATTGGCAGGGTGCCTTTCACGATATGGCTGGCGGCGTTTTTGTTGGTTTTCGCACTGTTGGGCGTGTCGATCCAGGGTTTCGCAGAATCGCTCACCGGAGGCCCGCTTTACAGCTGGCTCGCGGCGCTTATCGCTGGCGGTGTGGCGTTGCCTGTAACGGGTGTTATTGCCCGGCCAATCGCGCATATTATGCCGCAGGACGAAACGACTGCAGTAAAAGTGCAAAGCCTGCTTGGGCGGCGTGCAACCATTCAAACCGGAACCGCGAGAACTGGCTCTCCTGCTCGCGCGCAAGTCCGCGATCGTTTCGGCCACGCGCATCTGGTGATGGTCGAGCCGCATCATACGGATGATGCCTTGGAAGAGGGCGAAATGGTGTTGCTGGTCCGGCGCGAAGGCGGGAATTTCATCGCTGCCCGGCTAGAAGAAAGACGGTTGTCGCCCGCAGACTGA
- the glnE gene encoding bifunctional [glutamate--ammonia ligase]-adenylyl-L-tyrosine phosphorylase/[glutamate--ammonia-ligase] adenylyltransferase encodes MIDANALADWEGALRRARQFSPFLCNALDRQPDLATILAQGDGVAALDFARAAGRDLADTGISLRRERLALSTALAVGDLAGAFPVGQVMTELSSFADRALDRAIAAAIHKRVPDAQSAGMIGIALGKHGACELNYSSDIDPILLYDPETLPRRERDEPGEAAQRYAREIVRLMSDVTDEGYVFRVDLRLRPASEISPLAISLGAALSHYESSALTWERAAFIRARAAAGDIEAGQSFLTAIRPFVWRRSLDFGAIDEISRLTSQIRKTYKGPVQPGPEYNVKQGRGGIREVEFFAQTHQLIHGGRDPSLRPRGTRPALGALAAAGIIADEDAGVLGDCYDRLRVIEHRLQMVNDHQTHTLPDAAAIENVAQLSGYADGAALLGDLGEISAQVAERFDTLIDPDNSAHDGQAQTGGLSKDLRQLGFKNPEALEARIQSWTDGHIRTLKSSAAINAFEAILPSLLEAFAEAPNPGKAILRWETLLTKAPSAINLFRLLEARPGLFEQLVNILTLAEPLADKLGRRPELLDTLFDRSAFDLPGDVAELTASMAGNDPDIDYERKLDRIRIVTGEKRFALGAQLIQAAHDPLEIAEGLARVAEAALSVAARAASEEFASVHGHIAGSEMMIIGLGRFGGGALTHASDLDIVYVFSGAHDQESDGKRPLGATLYYNRLAQRISGAMSVPTAEGALYEVDTRLRPLGAQGPLAVSVESFAKYQREDAWTWEHMALARSRVLVGSPKAKAELDRIIQSVLAAPRDADKLREDVLKMRAEMAAHKPAKGSLDAKLQRGGLVDLEFLVHFLQLREGIALVPDLTAAIAGLVAAGHLSQPIREAHLMMTRLLVAGRLLAPDLEKPSPAAARALAKACGAKNFAELVEKFAAARHSVARNWKSVFGLELEITE; translated from the coding sequence ATGATTGACGCAAATGCACTGGCGGATTGGGAAGGCGCGCTGCGGCGTGCGCGCCAATTTTCGCCTTTCTTGTGCAATGCGCTCGATCGTCAACCCGATCTAGCAACCATATTGGCGCAGGGTGATGGAGTTGCGGCGCTCGATTTTGCGCGGGCCGCAGGGCGTGATTTGGCCGATACTGGCATTAGCCTGCGCCGCGAACGACTGGCCCTTTCTACCGCATTGGCAGTGGGCGATTTGGCCGGAGCGTTTCCGGTCGGGCAAGTCATGACCGAATTGTCGAGCTTTGCCGATAGAGCGCTGGACAGGGCAATCGCCGCAGCAATCCACAAACGCGTTCCCGATGCGCAGTCAGCTGGTATGATCGGAATTGCGCTGGGCAAACACGGCGCGTGCGAATTGAATTACAGCTCCGACATTGATCCGATTCTGCTGTATGACCCCGAAACTCTACCGCGGAGGGAGCGCGACGAACCGGGAGAAGCTGCCCAGCGGTATGCGCGCGAAATTGTACGGTTGATGTCAGATGTGACTGATGAGGGGTATGTTTTTCGCGTCGATCTTCGCCTCCGGCCTGCATCAGAAATCAGTCCGCTGGCGATTTCGCTGGGTGCCGCGCTGTCGCATTATGAATCTTCTGCCCTAACGTGGGAGCGGGCCGCCTTTATTCGTGCCAGAGCCGCCGCGGGTGACATCGAAGCGGGCCAATCCTTCCTCACCGCGATCCGTCCGTTTGTCTGGCGGCGAAGCCTCGATTTCGGTGCGATTGACGAGATTTCACGTCTTACTTCGCAAATTCGCAAGACTTATAAAGGGCCAGTCCAGCCGGGTCCGGAGTATAATGTCAAGCAAGGGCGCGGCGGCATTCGCGAAGTCGAGTTTTTCGCTCAGACCCACCAGCTTATCCATGGCGGTCGCGACCCGTCGTTGCGGCCTCGCGGGACGCGGCCGGCGCTTGGTGCTTTGGCCGCAGCCGGGATTATTGCTGACGAGGATGCAGGCGTGCTCGGCGATTGCTATGACCGGTTGCGCGTGATCGAACATCGTCTCCAAATGGTCAATGATCACCAGACGCACACGTTGCCCGATGCCGCCGCAATAGAGAATGTCGCGCAATTGAGCGGCTATGCGGATGGTGCCGCACTGCTTGGCGACCTTGGCGAAATCTCTGCCCAAGTGGCTGAGCGTTTCGATACGCTGATCGATCCGGATAATTCTGCGCATGACGGGCAAGCGCAGACCGGAGGCCTGAGCAAGGATTTGCGGCAATTGGGATTCAAAAATCCGGAGGCATTGGAGGCGCGGATTCAGTCGTGGACCGACGGGCATATTAGGACGCTCAAAAGCTCAGCTGCGATCAACGCTTTTGAGGCTATTCTTCCCAGTTTGCTCGAAGCTTTCGCAGAAGCGCCCAACCCGGGAAAGGCTATTTTGCGCTGGGAAACGCTGCTGACCAAAGCCCCAAGCGCGATCAATCTCTTTCGCCTTTTGGAGGCACGGCCGGGGTTGTTCGAACAACTGGTGAACATCCTGACATTGGCCGAACCGCTCGCTGATAAATTGGGCCGTCGCCCAGAATTACTCGACACTTTATTTGATCGCAGCGCGTTTGATTTGCCCGGTGATGTTGCGGAATTGACCGCTTCTATGGCCGGTAACGACCCCGATATTGATTACGAACGCAAGCTGGACCGGATTCGCATTGTAACGGGAGAAAAGCGATTTGCGCTTGGCGCGCAGCTGATTCAGGCGGCGCATGACCCGCTTGAAATCGCCGAGGGTCTCGCCCGAGTGGCAGAGGCGGCGCTAAGTGTCGCGGCGCGGGCTGCGAGCGAGGAGTTTGCCTCTGTTCACGGGCACATCGCGGGCAGCGAGATGATGATTATCGGGCTTGGCCGGTTTGGCGGCGGTGCGCTGACCCATGCGTCAGATCTCGACATTGTCTATGTTTTCAGCGGCGCGCATGATCAGGAATCGGACGGCAAGCGTCCGCTTGGCGCGACACTCTATTACAATCGGCTGGCCCAGAGGATTAGCGGCGCGATGAGCGTGCCAACTGCCGAGGGCGCATTGTACGAGGTGGACACGCGGCTCAGGCCGTTAGGGGCGCAGGGGCCGCTTGCGGTGAGCGTAGAGAGCTTCGCCAAATATCAGCGTGAAGATGCGTGGACGTGGGAACACATGGCGCTTGCCCGGTCTCGGGTTCTTGTTGGTTCACCCAAAGCGAAAGCCGAATTGGACCGCATTATCCAATCGGTACTCGCCGCGCCGCGTGATGCAGATAAACTGCGCGAAGACGTGTTGAAAATGCGCGCTGAAATGGCTGCTCACAAGCCTGCAAAAGGTTCACTTGATGCCAAATTGCAGCGCGGCGGTCTGGTCGATCTCGAATTTTTGGTTCACTTTCTTCAATTGCGTGAAGGAATAGCACTGGTGCCTGATTTGACGGCGGCCATCGCCGGATTGGTCGCAGCCGGTCATTTGAGCCAGCCGATCCGGGAGGCGCATTTGATGATGACCCGCCTGCTGGTGGCGGGCCGCCTGCTCGCCCCCGATTTGGAAAAGCCGAGCCCCGCTGCTGCCCGCGCGCTCGCCAAGGCTTGCGGCGCCAAAAATTTCGCCGAGCTCGTTGAAAAATTCGCTGCAGCGCGGCACAGCGTCGCCCGAAACTGGAAATCGGTCTTCGGACTGGAACTGGAGATTACTGAATGA